One window of the Salvia miltiorrhiza cultivar Shanhuang (shh) chromosome 6, IMPLAD_Smil_shh, whole genome shotgun sequence genome contains the following:
- the LOC130989380 gene encoding protein KINESIN LIGHT CHAIN-RELATED 2-like, protein MPEFNVEELNSERFAKEQEEQQHYVPRKEIFMERSPRSPLSTHSPPMSSASRDSDSLDLAIDGVVDNTIEDLYNNVCEMQSSDHSPSRRSYLSYGEESRIDSELHFLAGGEHGVVEMKKELVSGSNGGGGGEREGKKVVVMDDSFGERFRINPAGFSCGSPTAQSQVRRLSCLELPSEASKKATLRSKTQNGRPPNGKQPHAKGVKKLGTASSLKIERGKVQSVAEENGGEAKFLGPYLLKQARDMIATGVNPQKALDSAMRAMKSFEASSSSGEKPDLDYVMCLHVVSALYCRLGRHNEAIPLLEKSIEIPAMDLGQNHALAKFAGCMQLGDTYAMLGQIENSILLYTAGLEIQRQVLGENDPRFGETCRYLAEAHVQAMQFDQAERLCRMALDIHKVNGSIASPEEAADRRLLGLICDSKGDYEGALEHYVIASMAMAANGQNVDVATIDCSIGDAYLSLLRYDEAICAYQKALSTFKGSKGDNHPSVASVFVRLADLYNKIGKFSDCKSYCESALKIYAKPAPGSPPEEIASGLVDISAIYESLNEPQQALQLLQRAIRAYGNAPGQQSVVAGIEAQMGVLYYILGSYVESYNALKNATTKFRLTGEKKSALFGIALNQMGLAAVQLFSINEAADLFEDARDILESECGPFHADTLGVYSNLAGTYDAMGRTTDAIEILEYIVELREERLGTANPDVEDEKERLAILLKEAGRARTRKSRSLETLLVKNDAVHGSIIEVS, encoded by the exons ATGCCTGAGTTCAACGTGGAGGAATTAAACAGTGAGAGGTTCGCCAAGGAGCAGGAGGAGCAGCAGCATTATGTTCCTCGCAAGGAGATTTTTATGGAGAGGTCTCCTCGTAGCCCGCTGAGCACGCACAGCCCCCCAATGAGCTCAGCGAGCCGTGACAGCGACTCTCTCGACCTAGCCATTGATGGGGTGGTGGACAACACCATTGAGGACCTCTACAACAATGTGTGTGAGATGCAGAGCTCGGATCACTCTCCATCCAGGCGCAGCTACCTCTCGTATGGTGAGGAGTCGCGCATTGACTCTGAGCTGCATTTTCTTGCTGGAGGCGAGCATGGTGTGGTGGAGATGAAGAAGGAGCTAGTGAGTGGGAGTAATGGAGGaggagggggagagagagaggggaagaaAGTAGTAGTCATGGATGACAGTTTTGGAGAGAGATTTAGGATCAATCCTGCCGGTTTCAGCTGTGGATCGCCTACCGCACAGTCGCAGGTTAGGCGCCTCTCGTGCTTGGAGCTCCCTTCGGAGGCCTCCAAGAAGGCGACTCTGAGGAGCAAGACTCAAAACGGGAGGCCCCCGAACGGGAAGCAGCCTCATGCAAAGGGTGTTAAGAAATTGGGGACGGCTTCTTCTTTGAAGATTGAGAGGGGTAAAGTGCAGAGTGTGGCAGAGGAGAATGGTGGCGAGGCAAAGTTTCTTGGTCCGTATCTGCTGAAGCAGGCGAGGGACATGATAGCAACGGGGGTGAATCCTCAGAAGGCTCTAGATTCGGCTATGAGGGCTATGAAGTCCTTTGAGGCCTCTTCTTCAAGTGGGGAGAAGCCTGATCTAGACTACGTGATGTGTTTGCATGTTGTCTCCGCATTGTACTGCAGGCTCGGGAGGCACAATGAGGCCATCCCACTTCTTGAGAAGTCTATTGAGATTCCTGCGATGGATTTAGGCCAGAACCATGCTCTTGCTAAGTTTGCAGGGTGTATGCAGTTGGGGGATACTTATGCAATGCTGGGGCAGATCGAGAACTCGATTCTGCTCTACACCGCGGGGTTGGAGATCCAACGGCAGGTCTTGGGGGAGAACGATCCGAGGTTTGGTGAGACGTGTAGGTATCTGGCTGAGGCACATGTGCAAGCAATGCAGTTTGATCAAGCGGAGAGGCTGTGCCGTATGGCGCTGGACATTCATAAGGTGAATGGATCAATAGCCTCGCCTGAGGAGGCGGCTGACAGGCGGCTCCTCGGCCTGATTTGTGACTCCAAAGGCGACTACGAAGGTGCACTTGAGCATTATGTGATTGCAAGCATGGCAATGGCTGCCAATGGCCAGAATGTGGATGTTGCAACCATTGATTGCAGCATTGGCGATGCGTATCTGTCTCTGCTACGTTATGATGAGGCCATATGCGCGTATCAGAAGGCACTCAGCACGTTCAAGGGCAGCAAAGGCGACAACCATCCGTCAGTGGCTTCGGTGTTTGTTCGTTTGGCTGATTTGTACAACAAGATTGGGAAATTCAGTGATTGCAAATCCTACTGTGAGAGTGCTCTCAAGATCTATGCCAAGCCAGCGCCAGGGAGCCCACCTGAGGAGATCGCGAGTGGTTTGGTGGATATATCCGCGATCTATGAGTCCTTGAACGAGCCTCAGCAGGCGCTTCAGCTGCTGCAGAGGGCCATAAGAGCTTATGGGAACGCACCTGGCCAGCAGAGTGTTGTTGCAGGAATCGAAGCTCAAATGGGAGTGCTGTACTACATCTTGGGAAGCTATGTTGAGTCTTACAATGCTTTAAAGAATGCTACAACCAAGTTTCGCCTCACTGGAGAGAAGAAGTCCGCTCTCTTTGGTATTGCTCTCAATCAGATGGGGCTTGCCGCCGTGCAGCTCTTCTCAATCAACGAGGCTGCTGATCTGTTTGAAGATGCTCGGGACATTCTCGAGTCTGAATGTGGGCCGTTCCATGCTGATACACTAGGAGTTTACAGCAATCTTGCAGGAACTTATGATGCCATGGGCAG AACCACTGATGCAATTGAAATCTTGGAGTACATTGTTGAGCTGAGGGAGGAGAGGCTTGGGACAGCGAATCCCGACGTGGAAGACGAGAAAGAGAGACTGGCTATACTATTGAAAGAAGCAGGAAGGGCCAGGACCAGAAAATCAAGATCATTGGAGACCTTGCTTGTCAAGAACGACGCTGTTCACGGAAGCATTATCGAGGTTTCCTAA
- the LOC130989390 gene encoding L-aspartate oxidase 2-a, chloroplastic-like gives MATSVASGSGQLHFQEAFFRGHGSRRAYSVRNLAVPLCMQKELSWCRGVSKGLRINKINYFHPHIKEDCKQSRAVIRSYLRESHNKYFDFAVIGSGVAGLRYALEVAKLGTVAVITKAEPHESNTNYAQGGVSAVLCPSDSVESHMRDTIVAGAYLCDEETVRVVCTEGPERIRELIAMGASFDHGEDGNLHLAREGGHSHCRIVHAADMTGREIERALLEAVRKDPNIFVFEHHFAIDLLTSQDGSDTVCLGVDTLNTETQEVVRFISKATLLASGGAGHIYPNTTNPQVATGDGIAMAHRADAVISNMEFVQFHPTALADEGLPVKPKEARQNAFLITEAVRGDGGILYNLDMERFMPMYDERAELAPRDVVARSIDDQLKKRNEKYVLLDISHKPQEKILSHFPNIAAECLKHGLDITRQPIPVVPAAHYMCGGVRAGLQGETNVRGLYVAGEVACTGLHGANRLASNSLLEALVFARRAVQPSIDHMKSSRVDRGASHSWARPTMPKSLGKTVLSNISRKTREVRRELQSIMWKYVGIVRSTTRLQTAEMRIGELELEWETYLFQHGWEPTMVGLEACEMRNLFCCAKIVLSSALARHESRGLHYMVDYPHVEESLRLPTIIFPSSPVSSSWSSRQLHR, from the exons ATGGCTACAAGTGTAGCTTCCGGGAGCGGTCAGCTACATTTTCAAGAGGCCTTTTTCAGGGGACATGGCAGCAGACGGGCTTATTCTGTTCGCAATTTAGCCGTGCCCTTGTGCATGCAGAAGGAGCTTTCTTG GTGTCGTGGGGTGTCTAAAGGCTTGCGGATtaacaaaatcaattatttcCATCCTCATATCAAGGAAGATTGCAAGCAAAGCAGAGCAGTGATCAGATCGTACCTGAGAGAGAGTCATAATAAGTATTTTGATTTTGCTGTTATTGGAAGTGGAGTTGCTGGCCTTCGCTATGCTCTTGAAGTTGCAAAACTTGGAACTGTTGCAGTAATAACCAAGGCTGAACCACATGAGAGCAACACCAACTATGCACAGGGTGGTGTCAGTGCTGTGTTGTGCCCATCAGATTCAGTGGAGAGTCACATGCGGGATACAATTGTTGCAGGCGCTTATCTATGTGATGAGGAAACTGTCCGA GTAGTATGTACAGAAGGACCTGAGAGAATCAGAGAATTGATTGCGATGGGTGCTTCATTTGATCATGGGGAGGATGGGAATTTGCACCTGGCAAGGGAGGGAGGGCATTCTCATTGTAGGATTGTACATGCTGCGGATATGACTGGCCGGGAGATAGAGAGGGCTCTCTTGGAAGCTGTACGAAAAGATCCTAATATCTTTGTGTTTGAGCATCATTTTGCTATAGATTTGCTGACTTCTCAG GATGGTTCTGACACTGTTTGTCTCGGCGTTGATACTTTGAATACAGAGACACAAGAG GTGGTAAGATTTATCTCGAAGGCAACCCTACTTGCATCAGGAGGAGCTGGACATATCTATCCCAATACTACCAATCCTCAG GTTGCAACTGGAGATGGAATTGCTATGGCTCACCGAGCTGATGCTGTAATTTCCAATATGGA ATTTGTGCAGTTCCACCCGACTGCTTTGGCTGATGAAGGGCTTCCAGTTAAGCCGAAAGAGGCCCGGCAAAATGCCTTTTTGATAACTGAAGCTGTGAGAGGAGATGGAGGTATCCTCTACAACTTGGACATGGAGAGGTTCATGCCCATGTATGACGAGAGGGCGGAGCTAGCCCCAAGGGATGTTGTAGCCAGAAGCATAGACGATCAGCTCAAGAAGCGTAATGAGAAGTATGTGCTCCTCGACATTAGTCACAAGCCCCAAGAAAAAATTCTCTCCCACTTCCCCAATATAGCAGCAGAGTGTCTCAAGCATGGCCTAGACATAACCAGACAACCAATCCCCGTTGTTCCTGCAGCTCATTACATGTGTGGTGGAGTTCGTGCAGGGCTCCAAGGGGAAACCAACGTCAGGGGCCTCTACGTGGCTGGTGAGGTTGCGTGCACTGGCCTGCACGGGGCAAACCGGCTTGCTAGCAATTCATTGCTGGAGGCCCTCGTGTTTGCAAGAAGGGCAGTTCAACCTTCAATCGACCATATGAAGAGCTCACGAGTTGATCGTGGAGCTTCACATTCGTGGGCCCGGCCCACAATGCCAAAATCACTCGGAAAGACAGTGCTGAGCAACATCTCCCGCAAGACAAGGGAAGTGAGGAGAGAGCTGCAGTCGATCATGTGGAAGTACGTGGGAATTGTCAGATCAACAACGAGGCTGCAGACTGCTGAGATGAGGATCGGAGAGCTGGAACTGGAATGGGAGACTTACCTATTCCAGCATGGCTGGGAACCTACAATGGTGGGGCTGGAGGCATGTGAGATGAGGAATTTGTTTTGCTGTGCCAAAATCGTTTTAAGCAGCGCTCTAGCGCGACATGAAAGCCGTGGCCTTCACTACATGGTCGACTACCCCCACGTCGAGGAAAGCTTGAGGTTGCCCACTATCATCTTCCCATCTTCACCGGTAAGCAGTTCATGGAGCTCAAGGCAACTTCACAGGTAA